A region of Thermococcus argininiproducens DNA encodes the following proteins:
- a CDS encoding LAGLIDADG family homing endonuclease, with product MRSLKELNIEELHRVIQRAKELRDQNISYSRIASILGEEFKVRVSKPTVMRWCKGLHNPFNKTKEIPLEPSPSLSYVIGVFLGDGSTTKLKNGRYIIKLKAIDREFVERFRNALGNLCIKTTFGFEHDSTRVDRWYAEGSNKTLFQFLNGPREQLFKVAREYPREFLQGLFDSEGFPVISAKNRFQVRVALANSDLELLNTTKRLLLEKFGISTRLIQTHKKGTPIVIRGVEYKYNVNMYLLWIYRLGHVWRFAKEIGFTSSRKQEKLEDALHLSEMPTEEAIRIWHQNYMKGSRGYIKRPLKQH from the coding sequence ATGAGAAGTTTAAAAGAATTAAATATTGAAGAGTTGCATAGAGTAATACAACGGGCTAAAGAGCTAAGAGATCAGAACATCAGTTACTCCCGAATAGCCTCGATTCTTGGAGAAGAGTTTAAAGTTAGAGTTTCCAAGCCAACGGTTATGCGTTGGTGCAAAGGGCTCCACAACCCATTCAATAAAACAAAAGAAATCCCACTCGAGCCTTCACCAAGCTTATCTTATGTTATTGGAGTTTTTCTTGGTGATGGGAGCACAACCAAACTGAAAAATGGGAGATATATAATAAAGTTAAAAGCAATTGATAGAGAATTTGTGGAGAGATTCAGAAACGCGCTAGGGAATTTATGCATTAAAACTACCTTCGGCTTTGAACACGATTCTACACGTGTTGACAGATGGTATGCGGAGGGGAGCAATAAAACTCTTTTTCAATTTTTAAACGGCCCCAGAGAACAATTATTCAAAGTGGCGAGGGAATACCCTCGAGAATTCTTACAAGGCCTATTCGATAGCGAGGGATTTCCCGTGATTAGCGCCAAAAATAGGTTTCAAGTTCGCGTAGCACTAGCGAATTCAGATTTAGAACTTCTCAACACGACTAAAAGACTACTTTTAGAAAAGTTTGGAATTTCCACGCGTTTAATTCAAACCCACAAAAAGGGCACTCCAATTGTAATCCGGGGTGTGGAATACAAATACAACGTAAATATGTACCTCCTCTGGATCTATCGTTTAGGACATGTCTGGAGATTTGCAAAGGAAATTGGCTTTACATCCAGTAGAAAACAAGAGAAATTAGAAGATGCCCTACATTTAAGTGAAATGCCAACAGAAGAAGCCATTAGAATCTGGCACCAAAACTACATGAAAGGCTCAAGAGGATATATAAAACGACCTCTAAAGCAACATTAA
- a CDS encoding DUF126 domain-containing protein produces MRLKGRKIFGGKAKGIALVSKKPLSFLGGVDPKTGIIKDVESDIRGESVKNRILVFPRGKGSTVGSYVIYQLKKNGVAPRAIIVEEAETIVATGAIIAEIPMVDKIDISKIKTGQFVEVDADKGEIIVEE; encoded by the coding sequence ATGAGACTTAAGGGGAGGAAAATTTTTGGCGGAAAAGCCAAAGGTATTGCCCTAGTATCTAAAAAACCCTTGTCCTTTTTGGGAGGTGTTGATCCAAAGACAGGGATTATTAAGGATGTGGAGAGCGATATTAGAGGCGAGAGTGTGAAGAATAGAATTCTAGTTTTTCCGAGAGGGAAGGGGTCAACCGTTGGTTCTTACGTAATCTACCAGCTCAAGAAAAATGGGGTTGCACCTAGGGCAATAATTGTCGAAGAGGCTGAAACCATTGTAGCTACGGGTGCAATAATAGCCGAAATTCCCATGGTGGATAAAATAGATATAAGCAAAATCAAGACAGGGCAATTTGTTGAGGTTGATGCTGATAAAGGGGAGATCATTGTAGAGGAATAA
- a CDS encoding AAA family ATPase — protein sequence MKIEEVHEKGNEILNEVGRAIVGKREVLKLMLATILADGHILIEDLPGLAKTLMAKSFAAALGVKFRRVQFTPDLLPSDILGVSVFNQKTLEFEFKEGPIFTNILLADEVNRAPPKTQSALLEAMQERQVTIEGKTRYLERPFVVIATQNPIEQEGTYPLPEAQLDRFLVRLRIGYPTKEEEVEILKRRIGRKKEEVDINRVSSSEEVIKMQKAIEEVYVSDAVLDYITEIVRATRENKKEIEVGASPRGSLALLRLSRAYAALDGRDYVIPDDVKRVAIPALSHRLILKRELWYTRVSQEMVVERMLEKIPVPKFE from the coding sequence ATGAAAATAGAAGAGGTCCACGAAAAGGGAAATGAAATTTTGAATGAGGTAGGTAGGGCAATAGTTGGAAAAAGAGAAGTTTTGAAACTGATGCTGGCAACAATATTGGCAGATGGCCACATACTTATTGAAGACTTGCCAGGCTTGGCAAAAACACTAATGGCAAAGAGCTTTGCTGCGGCTTTAGGCGTTAAATTTAGAAGAGTTCAGTTTACCCCCGATTTGTTGCCTTCTGATATTCTGGGAGTTAGTGTCTTTAACCAGAAAACTCTCGAGTTTGAATTCAAAGAGGGCCCAATATTTACAAACATTCTTCTTGCAGATGAGGTCAATAGAGCGCCTCCAAAAACCCAATCTGCTCTCCTTGAGGCTATGCAAGAAAGACAGGTAACAATAGAGGGAAAAACTCGCTATCTTGAGAGACCGTTTGTGGTCATAGCAACTCAAAATCCCATAGAGCAAGAAGGGACATACCCCCTTCCAGAAGCTCAGCTAGATAGGTTTTTGGTTAGACTTAGAATAGGATATCCCACAAAGGAAGAAGAAGTCGAAATACTAAAGAGGAGAATTGGGAGAAAGAAGGAGGAGGTTGATATAAACCGGGTGAGCTCTTCTGAGGAAGTCATTAAAATGCAGAAGGCAATTGAAGAAGTTTATGTAAGTGACGCAGTGTTGGATTATATAACTGAGATAGTACGGGCTACAAGGGAGAATAAGAAGGAGATTGAAGTTGGAGCATCACCAAGGGGAAGTTTGGCCTTACTTAGGCTTTCAAGAGCTTACGCTGCTTTGGATGGAAGAGATTATGTGATTCCTGATGATGTAAAGAGAGTGGCCATTCCTGCTTTAAGTCACCGCCTTATTCTAAAGAGGGAACTCTGGTACACAAGAGTCAGCCAGGAAATGGTAGTAGAGAGAATGCTTGAGAAAATACCAGTTCCAAAATTCGAGTGA
- a CDS encoding aconitase X catalytic domain-containing protein, which yields MYLTKEEELILAGEYGFALQKAMEILVALGEIYGADKLIPIKSAQVAGVSYKNIGDAGIEFLKDFVDAGAKVSVYTTLNPAGIGEEVFMEKQREILNLYKAMGIEITSTCTPYYGANLPKFGDHIAWSESSAVVFANSIIGARTNREGGPSSLAAAIVGKTPNYGLHLEENRKATIIVEVEAKVRGFADYSFLGYHLGKALKNDVPYFKGLKVKALDHLKELGASMAATGSIALYHVEGETPEYKEALVDSVERLQVGDEELKEVKERFNAEWEEIDAIVIGCPHASIQEVKEIVELLKIREKPLKIPLLITLSRVVKALADALGYTDVIERYNGKMIVDSCLIVSPVEKWYQGIATNSGKASFYFSSAGLKVRLENTDELILGAP from the coding sequence ATGTACCTCACGAAAGAAGAAGAGTTAATACTGGCTGGGGAGTATGGTTTTGCACTTCAAAAGGCCATGGAAATCCTCGTGGCCTTGGGAGAGATTTATGGCGCTGATAAACTTATCCCAATTAAGAGTGCTCAAGTTGCAGGAGTTTCTTACAAAAATATTGGGGATGCAGGAATAGAGTTTCTTAAGGACTTTGTAGACGCGGGGGCAAAGGTGAGTGTTTACACTACTCTAAACCCAGCGGGAATTGGGGAAGAGGTTTTCATGGAGAAGCAGAGAGAAATTTTAAACCTTTATAAGGCCATGGGCATTGAGATAACCTCTACTTGTACTCCTTATTATGGGGCAAACCTTCCTAAATTTGGGGACCATATAGCATGGAGTGAAAGCTCGGCAGTTGTTTTTGCAAACTCTATAATTGGGGCTAGAACCAATAGGGAGGGTGGTCCTTCTAGTTTGGCTGCGGCAATAGTGGGAAAAACCCCTAACTATGGACTCCATTTAGAAGAAAACAGAAAAGCAACTATAATAGTGGAGGTAGAAGCTAAAGTTAGAGGATTTGCCGATTACAGCTTTCTAGGTTATCACCTCGGTAAGGCTCTGAAAAATGACGTTCCTTACTTTAAGGGTCTCAAAGTTAAAGCTCTTGATCACTTAAAAGAGCTTGGGGCTTCAATGGCCGCCACTGGTTCAATCGCCCTCTATCACGTTGAAGGGGAGACTCCAGAGTATAAAGAAGCTTTGGTGGATAGTGTAGAGAGGCTTCAAGTGGGTGATGAAGAACTTAAAGAAGTTAAAGAGAGATTTAACGCTGAGTGGGAGGAAATAGATGCAATAGTTATAGGGTGTCCTCACGCTTCTATTCAGGAGGTAAAGGAAATTGTTGAGCTCCTTAAGATACGAGAAAAACCTTTGAAGATTCCCCTCTTAATAACCCTCAGTAGAGTTGTAAAAGCTTTAGCAGACGCTTTGGGGTATACTGATGTAATAGAGCGGTACAACGGAAAAATGATAGTTGATAGCTGTCTAATAGTCTCTCCAGTTGAAAAGTGGTATCAAGGAATAGCAACAAACAGTGGAAAGGCGAGCTTTTACTTCTCTTCCGCTGGCTTGAAAGTTAGATTAGAGAACACGGATGAACTTATACTCGGGGCACCGTGA
- a CDS encoding site-2 protease family protein: protein MPKGIYECVNCGHREVIDSNEALLEKACPKCGSDMVIVGFEIEPVVEEGPARDLIEKLSQFYSLGETQSRGNVTAFEVLEIKESNFEKVLRELEKLGYWGALKKKEGKVILYLFPAQEVKEENPFIGIGLFIATVLSTLFAGYWLSGSYISFLDEYNLPGIRNIYLNALAFSISVLAILGTHEMGHKIAATFHGVKSTFPYFIPFPNILGTLGAVIRVKSPIPTRNAAIDLGSSGPIAGFIVAIPVLLIGLRLSPALPMSAVAQVEGGIAFGQSLIMVLLERYIFRIPENYVIYLHPVAIAGWVGILVTFLNLIPAAQLDGGHIARAFLGEKFHSILTFGLGLAMIGLSVLWAGWLIWGFIILLMGRIGNPGALDEVSPITPRRIALALIVLAIFILSATPVPISVVQGG from the coding sequence ATGCCAAAAGGTATTTATGAATGTGTTAACTGTGGTCATAGGGAGGTTATAGATTCAAATGAGGCCCTCTTGGAGAAGGCTTGTCCTAAATGTGGATCTGACATGGTTATTGTGGGGTTTGAAATTGAACCTGTGGTTGAGGAGGGGCCTGCGAGAGATTTAATTGAAAAACTCAGTCAATTCTATTCTTTGGGAGAGACGCAGTCTAGAGGGAATGTCACTGCTTTTGAGGTTCTTGAGATAAAAGAGAGCAACTTTGAGAAAGTTCTCCGGGAACTTGAAAAGCTTGGCTATTGGGGAGCTCTAAAGAAGAAGGAAGGAAAGGTCATTCTCTACCTCTTCCCAGCCCAGGAAGTGAAGGAAGAGAACCCATTCATTGGTATAGGGCTTTTCATAGCAACTGTATTGAGCACACTCTTTGCGGGCTACTGGCTTTCGGGGTCTTATATATCATTCCTTGATGAATACAACCTACCTGGGATTAGGAACATCTATCTCAATGCCCTGGCCTTTTCGATTAGTGTTTTGGCAATTTTGGGAACGCATGAGATGGGTCACAAGATAGCGGCCACATTTCATGGAGTAAAGTCAACTTTTCCATACTTCATTCCATTCCCTAATATTCTAGGTACTCTGGGGGCAGTTATAAGAGTTAAGTCCCCAATCCCCACGCGAAATGCTGCCATAGATTTAGGCTCAAGTGGTCCCATAGCTGGGTTTATTGTCGCTATACCGGTTTTACTCATAGGTTTGAGACTTTCTCCCGCTTTACCGATGAGCGCCGTTGCTCAAGTTGAGGGAGGAATAGCATTTGGTCAGAGTTTAATAATGGTGCTCCTTGAGAGATACATCTTCAGAATTCCTGAGAATTATGTGATCTACCTTCATCCCGTGGCAATAGCTGGATGGGTTGGAATTCTAGTAACTTTCTTGAACTTAATCCCCGCAGCCCAGCTCGATGGAGGCCATATAGCCAGGGCTTTTCTTGGAGAGAAGTTCCACTCAATTTTAACCTTTGGACTCGGCTTGGCCATGATTGGTTTAAGTGTTCTATGGGCTGGCTGGCTCATATGGGGGTTCATAATATTATTGATGGGGAGAATAGGCAATCCAGGGGCCTTGGATGAGGTTAGCCCAATAACACCGAGAAGGATAGCTCTGGCCCTGATAGTACTGGCAATATTTATTTTATCAGCGACTCCAGTGCCAATAAGTGTTGTACAAGGGGGCTGA
- a CDS encoding carbohydrate kinase family protein — protein sequence MELVVLGHVAIDHVIFPNKEEIILPGGAATAVATSAALSGAKVGLVTKIGKDFPKEWLEKLEEIIDIRGVQILEGNTIHIYMIYHEDGSVDAPVDMGVAQKMGETKIPDEYLNAKIFHISPIPPEEQLKAIRRLKNRRISLDFNPTYMEDYRTKKDLMMEIISKSEIIFPNEREALTITGERDIKKAIEKLYEWGAEIIVVTMGENGVLLYNGENFMHFKALPIDKIIDPTGAGDAFAGGFLAYYAKEKPIEECVKQGLLRAREVLKKKGSWSIEV from the coding sequence ATGGAATTAGTAGTACTCGGACACGTTGCAATCGACCATGTCATCTTTCCAAATAAAGAGGAGATAATTCTCCCTGGAGGAGCCGCTACCGCTGTAGCTACTTCAGCAGCCTTAAGTGGTGCCAAAGTGGGATTAGTGACAAAAATAGGGAAAGATTTTCCAAAGGAGTGGCTCGAGAAGCTTGAGGAAATCATAGATATAAGAGGGGTTCAGATTCTTGAAGGAAATACCATTCACATATACATGATTTACCATGAAGACGGAAGTGTTGATGCTCCTGTGGATATGGGAGTAGCTCAGAAAATGGGAGAGACAAAAATTCCCGATGAGTATTTAAATGCAAAGATCTTCCATATTTCTCCAATCCCTCCTGAAGAGCAGCTTAAAGCTATAAGACGCCTAAAGAATAGACGAATAAGTCTGGACTTTAATCCAACATACATGGAAGACTACAGAACTAAAAAAGACCTTATGATGGAAATCATATCGAAATCAGAAATAATCTTTCCAAATGAAAGAGAAGCCCTGACAATAACTGGAGAAAGAGACATTAAAAAAGCTATCGAAAAACTTTATGAATGGGGAGCTGAGATTATCGTGGTTACTATGGGTGAAAATGGTGTTCTTTTATATAATGGAGAAAACTTTATGCACTTCAAGGCTCTCCCTATTGACAAAATCATCGACCCTACTGGGGCTGGAGATGCCTTTGCCGGGGGATTTTTGGCCTATTATGCAAAAGAGAAACCTATAGAAGAATGTGTAAAACAAGGGCTGCTAAGAGCAAGAGAAGTCTTGAAGAAGAAGGGAAGCTGGAGCATTGAAGTCTAA
- a CDS encoding lamin tail domain-containing protein yields the protein MRGQGSIEYTFMLSGALLTIFLVLHTLAGINLGPQEIINQISVEINEELTAYSNQNCDGIPNVVIYYVNYDAGGRFISDIFVLNDEYVIIANIWCKDVDLKGWRLTDEKDHVFTFPEIVINPGDMITIHTGKGTDNETDIYWGNSLPVWNNEKDTAYLYSADGTLIDKCSWSERGEGSIKCH from the coding sequence ATGCGAGGACAAGGTTCCATTGAATATACATTTATGCTAAGTGGAGCTTTACTTACAATCTTCCTTGTGCTTCACACCTTAGCGGGAATAAACCTCGGACCACAAGAGATCATAAATCAGATCTCCGTTGAAATAAACGAAGAACTTACAGCATACTCAAATCAAAATTGTGATGGGATTCCCAATGTCGTGATTTATTATGTTAACTATGATGCAGGAGGCAGATTTATTAGCGACATATTTGTCTTGAACGATGAGTATGTAATAATAGCCAATATCTGGTGCAAGGACGTTGATTTAAAGGGATGGAGACTGACGGATGAGAAAGACCATGTGTTCACTTTTCCAGAAATAGTCATAAATCCTGGAGACATGATAACCATTCACACAGGGAAAGGAACCGATAATGAAACTGACATCTATTGGGGAAACTCACTCCCTGTGTGGAATAATGAGAAAGATACCGCTTATCTCTATTCAGCGGATGGGACCCTAATAGACAAATGTTCTTGGAGCGAAAGAGGAGAAGGGAGTATAAAATGTCATTAA
- a CDS encoding DUF58 domain-containing protein, translating to MREFYPTGKALQLLLALWLGVLIAFFTLRWDMIYLTLPIMWLFFIAVAFFKPRLDVEIERILPHDRILEGEIIEVKLKVKSKERIPSLKITEDVPEELEIIEGSKEFLLSLKKDEVREVSYKIKVRRGVHEFTRIRMSYQDPFGFFKKDREVELYDELIGVPLIEDVITPYSTKGTKITVGPLPSPRIGEGVEFHAIREYQPGDPFKIINWKATAKIGKVMSNEYESERKVDVVIVLDAGYLGAQVIDYSVRAAASLMLDCLKNGTSFGLLLSESVPLWARVDYGKRHFFRCVDLLSTAKPDKNNLIAYQVEHLIRTRFPANAQIIYISPLVSEESRKALKMMYYYGYKTIVVSPDPYSALKPRSREQELAIKILGLKRKAYLRKLSPYALIIDWDVNKPLKTAIAEVVSL from the coding sequence ATGAGGGAGTTTTACCCAACTGGAAAGGCACTTCAACTTTTACTTGCTTTATGGTTAGGGGTATTAATAGCGTTCTTCACATTAAGATGGGACATGATTTATTTAACACTTCCAATAATGTGGCTTTTCTTCATTGCTGTGGCCTTTTTCAAACCTCGACTTGATGTAGAGATTGAGCGCATTCTTCCTCATGATAGGATCCTCGAGGGAGAGATTATAGAAGTGAAGCTTAAAGTCAAATCAAAAGAGAGGATTCCAAGCTTAAAAATAACCGAAGATGTTCCAGAAGAGCTTGAAATAATTGAAGGCAGTAAGGAATTTTTACTCTCGCTAAAAAAAGATGAGGTTAGAGAAGTTTCCTATAAAATTAAAGTTCGCAGAGGAGTTCACGAGTTCACCCGAATTAGGATGAGTTACCAAGATCCTTTTGGCTTTTTCAAAAAGGATAGGGAGGTTGAATTATACGATGAACTTATTGGCGTGCCCCTTATTGAGGATGTAATAACTCCTTATTCCACAAAGGGAACGAAAATCACCGTTGGCCCATTACCATCTCCCAGAATTGGTGAGGGGGTTGAATTTCATGCAATTAGAGAGTATCAGCCTGGAGATCCATTTAAAATAATTAACTGGAAAGCAACAGCCAAAATTGGTAAAGTAATGAGTAACGAATATGAGAGCGAAAGAAAGGTGGATGTTGTAATAGTTCTTGATGCAGGTTACCTAGGTGCTCAGGTTATAGACTATTCCGTAAGAGCAGCAGCTTCCCTTATGTTAGACTGTCTCAAAAATGGAACAAGCTTTGGTCTTCTGCTTTCTGAAAGTGTTCCCCTCTGGGCTAGAGTGGATTATGGAAAGAGGCATTTCTTTAGATGTGTTGACCTCTTGAGCACAGCAAAACCCGATAAGAACAATCTCATTGCCTATCAAGTGGAACATCTCATAAGAACCCGCTTCCCGGCAAATGCTCAGATAATTTACATTTCTCCACTTGTAAGTGAGGAAAGCAGAAAAGCCCTGAAGATGATGTACTATTATGGCTACAAGACAATAGTTGTTTCCCCTGACCCCTATTCTGCTTTAAAACCGAGAAGCAGAGAACAGGAACTTGCAATTAAGATCTTAGGCCTTAAAAGAAAAGCCTATCTCAGGAAGCTTTCTCCCTATGCGTTGATAATAGATTGGGATGTCAATAAACCTCTTAAAACAGCTATCGCGGAGGTCGTTAGCTTATGA
- a CDS encoding HTH domain-containing protein: MLVFIECEAVSVEGCLRELKEKAKILEEMPGSIEKAKIELSFGAFMGIKIALNIDPTKKAEKYIIAEYTSGKDVIERLQQKMQNGITDTEIVDFTFGTYTMPVTRRKYAVGVAVVNRPKKERNFENPSIEERRAILRKALELFGWNPKALNISEIARLFNVSRDSIYNDIEQIMKER; this comes from the coding sequence ATGCTGGTCTTCATTGAATGCGAAGCTGTAAGTGTGGAAGGTTGTTTGAGAGAACTGAAAGAAAAAGCTAAAATCCTCGAAGAGATGCCCGGCTCAATAGAGAAGGCTAAAATAGAGCTATCTTTTGGAGCTTTTATGGGAATAAAAATAGCTCTAAATATAGACCCAACAAAAAAAGCGGAAAAATACATAATAGCCGAATACACCTCAGGAAAAGACGTTATAGAAAGACTCCAACAAAAAATGCAGAACGGAATAACGGACACCGAAATAGTAGACTTCACTTTTGGCACATATACAATGCCAGTGACAAGAAGAAAATATGCTGTTGGAGTAGCTGTGGTAAACAGGCCTAAAAAAGAAAGGAACTTTGAGAATCCAAGCATAGAAGAAAGGCGGGCGATTTTAAGAAAGGCTCTTGAACTCTTTGGATGGAATCCAAAGGCTTTAAACATCTCTGAAATAGCGAGGCTCTTCAATGTTTCAAGGGATTCCATATACAACGACATCGAGCAGATAATGAAAGAGAGATAA
- a CDS encoding class III signal peptide-containing protein: MINLKKLFRRKKGQGALEYLFMIAAALIIIFVVVRYISSSGQQATSQSDIAALQSQAELGKSSLQAKDWWGDNYVVVVDSTNDELEIYTSAGGTLVATVDISGSEYLTDIENMNTATGNYIDLDDDDAADTLDNLYDDCMGGNADACKVLAALGGT; encoded by the coding sequence ATGATAAACTTGAAAAAGTTGTTTAGAAGGAAGAAAGGTCAGGGTGCGCTGGAGTACCTCTTCATGATCGCAGCAGCACTGATAATCATCTTCGTTGTGGTGAGGTACATCTCAAGTAGTGGGCAGCAGGCCACATCACAAAGTGATATAGCTGCTTTACAAAGTCAAGCAGAACTTGGAAAATCTTCACTACAAGCAAAAGACTGGTGGGGAGACAATTACGTAGTGGTAGTAGATTCTACTAACGATGAGTTAGAGATATACACTTCTGCTGGAGGTACTCTAGTAGCCACTGTAGATATCTCGGGTAGTGAGTATCTGACGGATATAGAAAACATGAATACAGCTACTGGTAACTATATTGATTTGGATGATGATGACGCTGCAGACACTCTAGACAACTTGTATGATGATTGTATGGGTGGTAATGCAGACGCTTGTAAAGTCTTAGCCGCTCTTGGTGGAACATGA